The genomic window AGTCGGTGGAGGCCTCGGAGTAGCTCTTGCTGCGGATTTTAGAATTGCTTGTAAGGAATCAAGGTTTAGTGCTAATTTTTCAAAGTTAGGATTCCATCAAGGATTTGGCACCACAATTACTTTGCCACGAGTCGTCGGTCATCAATTTGCTAAAAAAATGCTTTTAACGGCAACTCGTCTCAAAGGCGAGGAAGCAATGGCTTGCGGTCTCGCAGATTATTTAGTTGAACAAAAGGATTTAATGACTACTGCAGAAAATCTTGCCAAAGAAATTAATAGCTCTGGACCCTTAGGGGTTCAAGCCATTAGATTTACTATCAATGAAGGAATAGCCGACGAGATAGCTAAAATTGTGAAGTGGGAATTAGCAGAACAAGACAGGCTTAGAGAAACCTCAGATTTTAAAGAAGGTATCAAGGCTTCGCTTGAAAGAAGAGAGCCTAATTTTAAAGGCAACTAATTTTTTATTTTGAGTCTTAATTCGAAGTCTAAAGGACCTAAAGCTTCGTGTTTTTCTTTTAATTTTTTTACACGCTCAAAAGTTTCATCTGGCATAGGCGCAGATTTTCTTAGTTTCATATCAATGTGAATAAGCAAACATTCTGAAATTGCTGAAAGCTCTTTTTTCTCATTGAGTAAAATTGCTGCGTGGTGAATAATTTTTCGATTCACGTTAACAATTCTAAAACAAGGATAAATTTTATCGTTTAAGAGGTTTTCTTTTACATATCGTATATTTTCTTCAAGCGTAAATGTTGAATATGTCTCTCTAATTGTTTCTTCGTCCCAAGAGAACCCAAGGTCTTGATACAAGGGACCAGAACCTTCATCGAATATTTTCGAATAAAAAGCAACATTCATATGACCATTCATATCGCACATATCCTTAGATACAGTAACTAGATTGCCTTTATAGGGGAATTTATTTTCCATACAATAATTTTATGGCAGATGATAACTTACTTATTATTCTTGGCAACCAATTATTTCCTTTAGAAGAGATAAAGAAAACTGGTGCAAAAAAAATCTTCATGAAAGAAGATTTGGGTCTGTGTACAGATTTTAAACACCATAAACTCAAGATTTTATTTTTTTTAGGAGCTATGCGTGAATACAAGAAAAGTCTTGAAGCTAATGGTTTCGAAGTTTTTTATTTTGACATCGACACAAAAGAATTTGATACGTCCTACCTAGAATTATTAAAAAAAACGCTTCAAAAAAACTCGATTAATAATATTTTACATTTTGAAATTGAAGATAAAACTTTTGCAACTAAATTAGATAAATTTATTTCTTCAAACCAGATTAAATCAGTAAAAATTCCTACGCCTATGTTTTTGTGTGATAGAGAAGAATTCAAGGACTTTTTTGGAAATAAATCACTACGAATGGTTTCTTTTTATCAAATGATGAGGAAAAAATTAAACGTTTTAATGGAAAATGAAAAACCGATTGGAGGTAAATGGTCGTTTGATGACGAAAATAGAAAGAAACTTCCTAAAGAAATAGATGTTCCAATGCTTCCTGTATTTAAACATTCGAATGATATAGAAAAATTAAAAAACCAAATATCTTTAAAATTTAAAACACATTATGGAGATCTAGAAACGGTTTGGTTCCCAATGAATAGAAAGGATTCATTATTATGGCTAGACAATTTTCTTTTCTACAGATTTCATAATTTTGGAACTTATGAAGACGCGCTGCACACTGAGCATAATTTTATTTTTCACAGCGCCCTTAGCCCACTTCTTAATATAGGTTTATTGACTCCAAAAGAAGTTTTAGAAAGATCCATTTCATATGCTGCAAAAAATAAAATTCCTCTAAATTCACTCGAAGGATTTATAAGGCAAATAATTGGCTGGAGAGAATTTATTAGGGGTACTTATCACTTGAAAGGAAAAGAAGAAGAAAATTCAAACTTTTTCAGTCATTCAAAAAAACTGACAAAAGAATGGTATACAGGTGAAACAGGAATTCCGCCCTTAGATGATGCGATTAAAAATTGCCTGAAATTTGGCTTTACTCATCACATCCCGAGATTAATGATAATAAGTAATTTAATGACTTTGGCCCGAATAGATCCTAAGGAAATCTATAAATGGTTTATGGAAATGTTCATAGACTCCTCTGAGTGGGTAATGACTCCAAACGTTTTTGGAATGGGAACATTTGCAGATGGAGGAATTTTTGCTACCAAGCCGTATTCCTGCGGATCAAACTATCTTCTTAAAATGAGTAATTATAAAAAAGGAGATTGGTGTGATGTTGTAGACGGTCTTTACTGGAAATTTATGGAAGATAATATAGATTTTTTTAGGTCAAATCCGCGTCTATCAATCATCCCCAGATCGCTAGATAAAATGAAACCTGAGCGGAAAAAGAAAATCTTCAAAGAGGCTAATAATTTCTTTGAAACTTTTACAAAATGAAAAAAAATACCGCAGAAAAGATTTGTCCAGTCTGTGAAAAACCTTTCAGCTGGAGAAAAAAATGGAAAAAAAATTGGAGCGAAGTGAGATATTGCAGTGAAAGATGCAGAAGAAATAAAGCTAAGAAATAGAAATTACTACCTTTCCTATCAATTTTCTATCTTTTAAGTATTTTAAAGCCTCAAGCGAACGTTCAAAGCTAAAGATTTTGCAAATGTGAGGTTTCAATTTTCCTTCATTTGCTAAATTGTTAATGATGTCGATGTTTTCTTTTCCTAGATCTGGATTTTTTCTACCGTACTCTCCTGCTCTTACACCGATAACTGAAAAACCTTTGATAAGAGGATAATTTACTGGAAGATTTGAAATTCTGCCTCCCGCAAACCCTATGACCAAAAGTCTTCCACCCCAGTTAATACATCTTATTGATTCATCAAACACATCACCGCCTACGGGATCATAAATGACATCTGCTCCATTACCATTTGTTAATTCCTTTACTTCTTCTCTAAAAGAAGTTTTACCAGCTTCCAAAGTATTCACAATCTCGTCAGCCCCCCAAGATTTTACAATCTCTAGTTTTTCATCTGAAGTTCCAGTAGCTATCACTCGTGCACCGTAAAGTTTTCCAAGTTCTACAGCAGCCATACCTACCCCTCCAGTAGCTCCATGAACTAAAAGATTTTCTCCTTCCACTAAATTTCCTCTCCTAATTAAACCTACAAAAGCTGTTAAATAAACTGTTTTAAAAGCAGCAGCTTCTTCAAAAGAAAAAGATTTTGGTTTCTGTGAAAGCATAGATTCTGGCAGAACAATTTCTTTCGCAATCGCCCCATGCCCCCAACTTCCAAACATGACTTCATCCCCCTCCTTGAAAGTGCAAGATTGTGAACCAACTTCAGAGACAATTCCTGCCCCTTCCATTCCCAAAGCAAAAGGTAATTTGGGTTTATTTTGATATTTTCCCTGAGTCATTAATAAATCTGGGAAATTTAAAGAAGCGGCTTTTATTGAGACTTTTACAGAATTTTCTTCTACTGAAGAGATAGGTATTTTTTTAAAAGACAGTCCTTCAAAGTTATCTGAAAGATTTGAGCAAACAAATCCCTCAGTTAACTTTTGACTCATTAATCAGCAAGAAAAAATTATCCTTGCGCTGATTTTGATTTGATATTTTCTACGTTAGATTGAGCAGCCTGATGTTTACTTAATTCTATACGAGCCACTGTTCTTCTATGAACTTCGTCTGGACCATCAGCTAATCTTAAAGTTCTCATCCCTGCATACATTCTTGCTAAAGGAGTGTCTTGTGAGACACCTCCGCCGCCATGTATTTGAATTGCTTTATCAATTACTGAAAGTGCCATTTTAGGAACTGCTACTTTAATTTGAGCTATATCAGATTTAGCGATTTTATTTCCTAACTTATCCATGCGATCAGCGGCTCTATAAGTTAGTAATCTGCACATTTCTATTTCCATTCTACAATCCGCAATGATGTCGTAGTTTCCGCCTAACTCAGCTAATTGCTTCCCAAATGCAACTCTTTCAAGAGATCTTTTGCAAAGCAAGTCTAATGCTCTTTCGGCAACACCGATAGTTCTCATACAATGATGAATTCTTCCTGGGCCTAATCTTCCTTGAGCAATTTCAAATCCCCTTCCTTCACCTAAAATCATATTTGATTTAGGAACTCGGACGTTGGTAAATTTCATGTGAGCGTGTCCATGTGGAGCATCGTCATTGCCAAAAACCGTCATCATTCTCAAAATTTCAACTCCAGGAGTGTCCATTGGCACTAAAATTTGCGATTGTCTTTGGTGTTTTGGATTGTCTGGATTTGAAACCCCCATGAAGATAATAATCTTACATCTTGGATCTCCAGCTCCAGAAGTCCACCATTTTTCTCCGTTGATGACATATTCATCGCCATCTTCAACAATAGAGCTCGAAATATTGGTTGCATCTGAAGAAGCTACATTTGGCTCAGTCATTCCAAAAGCAGATCTTATTTCACCGGCAAGTAGAGGCTCCAACCATTCTTTTTTTTGTTCATCCGTTCCATATTTATCAAGAACTTCCATATTTCCAGTGTCTGGGGCCGAACAATTGAAAACTTCTGAAGCAATTCCTACAGTTCCCATTAACTCTGACAAAGGTGCATACTCAAGATTAGTCAAACCATAGCCGTATTCTGATTCTGGTAAAAACAAATTCCACAGGCCTGCCTTTTGAGCTTTCGCCTTTAATTCATCTAAAATAGGAGGTTGTTCCCATCTTTTACCGTTAGCACTCATTTCTTCGTGTTGCTGATGATAAGTCTTTTCACCTTCATAAAGGTGATCGTCCATAAATTGCTGGATTTTGCTTAATAATTCTTTAGTTTTGTCTGAATGTTCGAAATTCATAGTTTATTCTCCAATTGTGTTAGAAATTTTACACATTTCCTTAAAAATTAGTATATTTATTAAGTTATAAAACCATACTAAATGATTAATTCTCTCGATCGAATTTCTGTCGCGACAAGTGATCTAGAAAGATCCAAAAAAATTTTTAATGATTTCTTTGATTCTTCACCTGCATTTGAGGTGGAAGAGAAAAATATTGGTTACAAAAGTTTAATTTATAATTTTGAAAATACTCGACTTGAATTAATAAGTCATTTAGAAAGCAAAGAAAACTCAGAGTTATCTAATTTTTTTTATGATAATCCAAATGGTGGCTTGTTTGGATTTTCTCTTAGATGTGAAAATAAAGAAATCTTTGAAAAAATGAAAGAATCCTCGACCATTGAAGTTGTAGAAACAACCGAAGGAAACAAAATAACTTTTCAAACAAATGATCTAAAGCAATCAAAAAAATTTAAGCTTTCTTTAAATCATTACGATTCTCCATTACCAAATAAAAACATAGATTCTGATTTATTCGCTTTAGACCATTTAGTAGTCACAACCAATAATGGAGATAACTTGATCAATTTATATAAAGAAAAATTAGGAATTAGACTTGCGCTTGATCAAATGGTAGAAGAATGGGGAGGTAGAATGTTATTTTTCAGAACAGGCCACGCAACCATAGAAGTTATTGATAACAAAGTTCCAGGAGAAGATAACTTTTGGGGTCTTGCTTGGAAGACAAAAAATATTGAAAAGACTTGTGAGAGGCTAGCTGAAAAAAATCTAAATGTAAGTGAAGTTAGAAAAGGCAGAAAAAAAGATACCTTAGTAGCGACAGTTAAATTTGATGAAATTAAAATACCCACCCTTTTAGTTGAACATTTAGAATAATTTACTTTTTAATTAGGTATTTTTTAAAGCTTCTCTCCGCTAATTTACCTCTCATTAAACTAACTTCATAAGAGTTCTTATGCTCTCTAAAACTTACTGACTTAAAAATATTTTCATTTTTGATATGTAATGCCGCTCCTCCATCAACGGCAAAGATTTTTTTTACTTTCTTAGACATAATCATTTTTTTTACTGTCGGCCTTCTTTCTGGTTCCTCATCGTAGTGGGGACAGCAAGTTCCTTTAATAATATTCATGCAGGGCATTATTTTTAAATTTGAACTCCATGAATCAGTAATTCCGTTTTGAAACCAGCAAATGGCGCCAGCACTCACGCCGCTCATCACAATTCCATCTTTATATCCTTTCTTTAAAATCTTATCCAAACCCCATTCTCTCCATACAGCTAACATACTTTTTGTGTTTCCGCCGCCGACAAAGATTGCATCTTGATTTGAAATTAATCTTTTTAAGTCGGGTGTTCTTTTAAAAAAATCTAAATGTGAAGGATTACATTTTAGTTTTGAAAAAGTTGCATAAAAATTTACTTTATAGGCTTCATTGTCACCAGTTGCAGTAGGAATAAAGCAAATATTAGGATTCTTTTTTTTTGTTTGCTTGAGAATGTATTCTTCAATGATACCTTCGCCTGGATCACGGCCAAAACCACCACCTCCAATCGCAACGATATTTCGTTCTCTAACCATAATTACTCATGGTGCGGATAGAGGGAGTCGAACCCCCACACCTTTCGGCACTGGTACCTAAAACCAGCGTGTCTACCAATTCCACCATATCCGCATAAAAGGATTGCTAAATTAATCTATTCTGGACTGCTATTCAAGTCAGAGGAATTTAATTCTTTGTCTATATCAAGTAATCGCTGATTTATCTGAATTCTATAAGCATCTATTGAGTCGATGGCTTCAAAAAGTTCATTAAATTTCTGATCATAGATGCCTGTGCTTAATTCAAGAGAAGACAATTTTGCCAATCTACCCTGAACTTCTGAAATTGAAACGTTTAACTTCTCCATTCTATTTTTTATTTCATCAAAATTTTGGTTGGTAGTATTAGTAGCTTCCGTGATCTCGTTCACTCTTGTTTCTAGCAAAGAAATATTTTTTTTATTTCTTTTATTACTCAGGTCCCATAATTTTCTAATTTCTGAATTAAGCAACTTAATATCTTGCAAAATACTTCCAACTCTCTCTTCGGAACTATTATTTTGATTTAATACACTTTCTTCAATACTAATTAACCTAGAATTAATTTGATTTAAGTTTTCTTGTTGTTGCGTTAATCCACTATAAAACCAATAAAAGAAGAAAATAAATAGCGATAGAAAAATCAAAGGCAATACTAATGATCGCGGTGGTACTTGAGAAGATGCAAATATTTTTCTGGTGACTAAGCCCCTATCTGATAGCTTATTTGCTTTTAATTTGTCCTGATTCATTGTAGATTTGTATTTTATAGAAATAACATTTCAAAGGGAGAAAAAATGAATTTTGAATTTTCAGACGAACAGATGGCGATGAAAGAGGAAGTTAAAAAACTTCTCGACAAAGAAAATTCCTTAAAAAGAAATAGAACAGTACTTGAAGGTGAGGAAAAATTTGACAAAGAGTTATGGGACTCTTTAGTTGCAATGGGTTTGACAGCAGTAACTATTCCTGAGGAATACGGCGGTATTGGTATGGGCTATCTAGAACTATGTGTCATTGCTGAAGAATTAGGAAGAGCGATCGCTCCCGTGCCCTATTCCTCAAGTGTCTATTTAGCAACTACAGCTATTTTAAATTGCGCTGATGAAGAGCTAAAAAAAGAATATTTACCTAAACTTGCGTCAGGAGAGATCATTGGTACATTTGCCCATGCTGAAAGTTCTGGATTCCCACTAGAAAAAAGTATTAATTGTAAATATACGGCAGGAAAAATTTCTGGTTCAAAAGCAGCCGTTCCAGATGCTGACATTGCTGATTTTGTAATTGTTTCTGCTAAAAATGAATCTGGAGTGGGGTTGTATTTAATTGATTTAAATACAGATAAAATAAAAATTTCATCTCTAGATACTTTTGATCCATCAAGATCACATGCAAATTTAGATATATCTGAAGCTGATGCAAAAGAGCTTGTTTCAGATGGTTGGCTGGAAATTGAAAAAATCCTTGATCAATCAGCAGTTTTGTTTTCATTTGAACAAATCGGTGGTGCAGAAGCGGCAATGAATATGGCAAAAGATTATGCTCAAGGGAGGTATGCTTTTGGGCGATCCATTGCTTCATTTCAAGCCATCAAACATAAGGTTGCTGATATGTATATTTCTTTGCAATTGGCTAGATCAAATTGTTATTTCGGAGCTTGGGCTTTATCTAATGAAGCTGCCGAGCTTCCCACTGCTGCTGCAACTGCTCGAGTAAGTGCCACAAAGGCATTTTATGAATGTTCCAAAGAAAACATTCAGACTCATGGCGGTATGGGTGCGACTTGGGAATTTGATTGTCATTTGTTTTATCGAAGATCTAGACTACTTGCTAGTAACATAGGTAGCCAGGGAGTTTGGAAAGAAAAGCTCATTTCTTCGATAGAAAAAAGTAATTTACAGATATAATGTTCAGTTATACAGCTAGTAATTATTTTAATAAATTGTTTAACTAAGTTTTAAAAGAGGAAATTATGGATTTTAACGATACTCAAGAAGAAGCAAAATTTAGAAAGGAAGCCTCTGAATGGCTTAAAACAAATTTCGAGAAATTTGACAGTGAAAGATCAGCCACTGACAAATCTTCAAAATCTTCTGCAGAACCTAGCAAAACACCTATGGACGAGAGTAAGTCTCTCGAATTAGCAAAAAAATGGCAAACCATAAAGTACGATGCAGGATGGGCTTGTTTACATTGGCCCAAAGATTATGGAGGTAGAGATGCAACTCCGATTGAAAGAGTAATATGGTCTCAAGAAGAATCTAAGTTCCCTATCCCAGGAGGCTTCTTCGAAATTGGTCAAGGTATGGCTGGCCCAGTAATGATGATGTATGCCACTGAAGAACAAAAGAAAGAACATTTACCTCCTATGGCTAAAGGAGAAAAAATATGGTGTCAATTATTTAGTGAGCCTGGCGCAGGTTCAGATTTAGCTGGTATCAAAACAAAAGCAGAATTAGATGGCGACACTTGGACAATAAATGGTCAAAAGGTTTGGACTTCAGGAGCACACTACTCAGATTGGGGTATTTTGGTTACTAGAAGCGACTTTGACGCTCCTAAACACAAAGGTCTAACCTATTTCTTTCTTGATATGAAATCTCCAGGAATAGAAATTCGCCCGATTAAACAAATTAATGGTGGTGCAAACTTTAATGAAGTTTACTTTACCGATGTTAAAATACCTGATTCACAAAGACTTGGAGATGTTGGAGACGGTTGGCGAGTAGCATTGACTACACTTATGAATGAACGTCTCGCTGTTGGCGATGCTTCTGGTGTAGACTTTAAAGAAATCTTCGAACTAGCAAAAGAAAACGATTTTTATGGCGAACCAGCAGTTAAAAACTCAGCTGTTAGGGAAAAACTTGCCGATTGGTATTGTGAATATTCGGGCTTAAAAAATACAAAGATGAGAAGAATTTCTGCTTTGTCTAAAGGAGAAACTCCTGGACCAGAGGCTTCGATCACAAAGATTGTGAGCGCAAACAAGCTTCAAGATATTGCAAATTTTGGAATGGATATTCTTGATCAAGCTGGAATTAATAGTGATGGCAATATGAAATATCACGGTAGTCTTCTAGGCGCCCCTTTGATTAGAATTGCGGGCGGTACAGATGAAATATTAAGGAATATTATTGCTGAACAAGTCCTTGGCATGCCACAAGACGTTAGATTGGACAAAAACGTGCCATTCAACGAAATTCCTACTGGCGACAAATCTAATTAAATAGAAAATAGAAAGGATTTCGTAATCTATTTTTGCAGCCTCTAAATTGCTGCTTGTATCTATCGGCTGAGCGTTGGACCTTATCTCCAATATCAGTTAGCCAAGGTTTAGATTTATAAGATCCTCGTTTAAAACCACCCGGTCCTTCGTGATACGCTAAATAGAGCAATCTAGCGTTATCAATGGGTATACCAAGATTTTTACTATTTCTTTTATTGTACCAACCAATGAAGTCTACAGAATCCGCAAAATTCGTTCTTGATACAAAGTTTCTTCCTGTTTCTTTTTTGTATAGATCCCAAGTACCGTCTACAACTTGGGCGTAACCATAAGCGCTACTCTTTCTTTTCCAAGGAATTAATCCAAAAAATATTCTTTCCCTTTCAGGTTTAGCTCCTTGTTGAAATCCTGATTCTTGCTTGATAAAAGCCATAGTAATTGAAGGAGCGATATCCCACCTTTTATAAGTCTTAATAGACGCTCTATACCAGCTTCTTTTTTCATCAAATATTTCACATATGTTATTTGGACTTTTGGGTGGAGAAGTTACGCAAGAACTCATAACTAAAATTACTAAAAATAATTGAAATATTCTCATGTTTTATCAATAAATGATTCTAAGTTTTCGTCAGAAATAATCTTAATATTTAATTTATTCGCTTTCGATAATTTGGAACCTGAATCTTCTCCGGCAATGAGGAAGTCAGTTTTTGCTGAAACGCTGTTAGTTACTTTAGCCCCCATTAATTCTAATCGCCCTTTTAAATCCTCTCTAGAATACTGTGACAATTTGCCAGTGATGACAATAATCTTATTTGTTAAATGACTTAATGTAGGTTTATTTTGCAATTTAAGTTTTAAACCAAGCTTCAAAAATTCATTTAATATTTTTTTATTATCGGTGTTAGAAAAAAAATTTTCTAGATTTGTAGCAGCGACTTCACCCACATCATCAACCTGTATAAAATCATCGTACTTAGCCGTTTGAATTGAATTTAAATTATTGAAGTATTTTGATAAGTTTTTAGAGGTTTCTAACCCAATTTCCTTAATGCCTAAAGCATAAACAAATCTATGTAAGTCGGTTATCAAACTACTATTAATTGAATCCAATAACTTATCGGTAGACTTGCTAGCAAATCCCTCTAAATCGATAATTTGCGATTTAGATAGTTTATAAAGGTCAGTAACTGATTTTAAAAAACCTTTTTCAACAAACACATCAATTGTTCTTTGACCAAGTCCTTCAATATCCATAGCATTCCTTGAAACAAAATGTTTTAAAGTTTCTTTGAACTGAGAAAATCCAAAACAATTTTGGTCTGTTGTTTTCAATTTATTGCAATCTAACAATGGTGTATTGGATTCAAAAAAGTTTATTGGTTCTTTACAAGTTGGACAATGACTTGGGGGAAGCACTTTTTTTGCAGCTGCTTTTCTCTCATTAATTAAAACTTCAGTAACCTTTGGAATTACGTCCCCAGCTCTTATTATTTTTACATAATCATTTTGTCTTACGTCTAATCTTTTCACTTCATCCATGTTGTGAAGAGTTGCATTTGATATAGTCACCCCTCCAATTTTAACTGGCTCTAAATTTGCAACTGGAGTCAATGCGCCAGTTCTTCCCATTTGGAAAGAAATTGAAATGATTTTGCTTTCTCCTTCTTCAGCAGCGAATTTTTTTGCAATTGCCCATCTTGGAGATCTTGAAGATGCTCCCAACCTATTTTGTAACAATTTGTCATTGACCTTAATTACTATTCCATCAATTTCATAATTTAATTTATTTCTTTTTGTGGTGAGATGACTTATATAACTATTTACTTCTTCAATATTTTTACAAAGTTTGTAATCATCAGAAGTTGGTAACCCCCAATCTTGAAACGTCTCGACCATATCAGCTTGTGTTTCGAAAAAACCTCCTTCTGAAATGAATCCGACGCTATGACAGTAAATGTTTAAAGGCCGTTTAGATGCAATGGATGAATCTAACTGTCTAACGCTTCCGGCGACAAAATTTCTTGGATTTGCAAATACCTTTTGGTTACTTTTTTTGAAAGTATTATTTAAGGATTTAAAGTCTGAAATATTAATGAAAATTTCACCTCTAATTTCAATTTTTTTTGGGATTTTTCTATTTTCAGAACTTAACTTAGTAGG from SAR86 cluster bacterium includes these protein-coding regions:
- the ligA gene encoding NAD-dependent DNA ligase LigA; translated protein: MVSKRDIKNQHTDLKKEITYHNDKYHVDDAPEISDREYDLLFKKLKELESKHSFLDVSDSPTNQVGGVKLSELKEFVHELPMLSLDNAFDVQDLFDFEKRNINKLKGMVLFDYIVEPKIDGIAISLLYEDGVLIKAGTRGDGAIGEDVTHNVLTIKGIPTKLSSENRKIPKKIEIRGEIFINISDFKSLNNTFKKSNQKVFANPRNFVAGSVRQLDSSIASKRPLNIYCHSVGFISEGGFFETQADMVETFQDWGLPTSDDYKLCKNIEEVNSYISHLTTKRNKLNYEIDGIVIKVNDKLLQNRLGASSRSPRWAIAKKFAAEEGESKIISISFQMGRTGALTPVANLEPVKIGGVTISNATLHNMDEVKRLDVRQNDYVKIIRAGDVIPKVTEVLINERKAAAKKVLPPSHCPTCKEPINFFESNTPLLDCNKLKTTDQNCFGFSQFKETLKHFVSRNAMDIEGLGQRTIDVFVEKGFLKSVTDLYKLSKSQIIDLEGFASKSTDKLLDSINSSLITDLHRFVYALGIKEIGLETSKNLSKYFNNLNSIQTAKYDDFIQVDDVGEVAATNLENFFSNTDNKKILNEFLKLGLKLKLQNKPTLSHLTNKIIVITGKLSQYSREDLKGRLELMGAKVTNSVSAKTDFLIAGEDSGSKLSKANKLNIKIISDENLESFIDKT